One window of Triticum dicoccoides isolate Atlit2015 ecotype Zavitan chromosome 5A, WEW_v2.0, whole genome shotgun sequence genomic DNA carries:
- the LOC119304413 gene encoding cytochrome P450 710A11-like: MRAVAPLVAAAAAFFFLPEQLSYHRKKGVLPGPSLVVPFLGSIVPMIRDPTGFWEVQAARARDSGAGLAADFLVGCFIVFVRDSELSHRVFANVRPDAFHFVGHPFGKKLFGEHNFIYLFGDEHKDLRRRMAPTFTPRALSTYAAIQQRIVLAHIRRLLDETSPTTPVPIRVPCRDMNLETSQTFFVGPYLTEEARARFGEDYAVFNVGVMALPVDLPGLAFRRARLAVGRLVRTLAECVGQSKARMRAGGEPECLVDYWMQGLVKETDEAAAAGRPLPKHTADEDLGGYLFDFLFAAQDASTSSLCWAVAALGSHPDVVARMRAEVSAVWSPESGEPITADKFVQLRYTHAVAREVVRYRPPATLVPHIAAEAFQLTEWYTVPKGAIVFPSVYESSFQGFTEAEAFDPDRFFSEARREDEAFKRNFLAFGAGAHQCIGQRYALNHLALFLALFVSVVDFKRHTTHGCDEPVYMPTIVPKDDCAVYLHQRCSSFSSL, from the coding sequence ATGCGGGCGGTGGCGccgttggtggcggcggcggcggccttcttcttcctcccggaGCAGCTGTCCTACCACCGCAAGAAGGGGGTCCTCCCAGGCCCCTCCTTGGTGGTGCCCTTCCTCGGCAGCATCGTGCCCATGATCCGCGACCCCACCGGCTTCTGGGAGGTGCAGGCGGCGCGGGCGAGGGACTCCGGCGCCGGGCTGGCCGCCGACTTCCTGGTCGGCTGCTTCATCGTCTTCGTCCGCGACTCGGAGCTCTCCCACCGCGTCTTCGCCAACGTCCGCCCCGACGCGTTCCACTTCGTCGGCCACCCCTTCGGCAAGAAGCTCTTCGGCGAGCACAACTTCATCTACCTCTTCGGCGACGAGCACAAGGACCTGCGCCGCCGGATGGCGCCCACCTTCACGCCGCGCGCACTCTCCACCTACGCCGCCATCCAGCAGCGGATCGTCCTCGCCCACATCCGCAGGCTGCTCGATGAGACGTCTCCTACGACCCCGGTGCCCATACGGGTTCCCTGCCGCGACATGAACCTCGAGACCTCGCAGACGTTCTTCGTGGGGCCCTACCTCACCGAGGAGGCGAGGGCAAGGTTCGGCGAGGACTACGCCGTCTTCAACGTGGGCGTCATGGCGTTGCCCGTTGACCTGCCGGGCTTGGCGTTCCGGCGCGCGAGGCTGGCCGTGGGGCGGCTGGTGCGCACGCTTGCGGAGTGCGTCGGCCAGAGCAAGGCGCGGATGCGCGCCGGCGGCGAGCCGGAGTGCCTCGTCGACTACTGGATGCAGGGCCTGGTGAAGGAGACGGAcgaggctgcggcggcggggcggccgcTTCCCAAGCACACCGCGGACGAGGATCTTGGGGGCTACCTGTTCGACTTCCTCTTCGCGGCCCAGGACGCGTCCACCTCCTCGCTCTGCTGGGCCGTGGCCGCCCTGGGGTCCCACCCTGACGTGGTGGCCCGCATGCGCGCCGAGGTGTCCGCGGTGTGGTCGCCCGAGTCCGGTGAGCCCATCACGGCGGACAAGTTCGTGCAGCTCAGGTACACCCACGCGGTGGCGCGCGAGGTGGTCCGGTACCGGCCACCGGCGACGCTGGTGCCGCACATCGCCGCGGAGGCGTTCCAGCTGACGGAGTGGTACACGGTGCCCAAGGGCGCCATCGTGTTCCCGTCGGTGTACGAGTCGTCGTTCCAGGGGTTCACGGAGGCGGAGGCGTTCGACCCGGACCGCTTCTTCTCGGAGGCGCGGCGGGAGGACGAggccttcaagcgcaacttcctggCCTTCGGCGCCGGCGCGCACCAGTGCATAGGCCAGCGCTACGCCCTCAACCACCTCGCCCTCTTCCTCGCGCTCTTCGTCTCCGTCGTCGACTTCAAGCGCCACACCACCCACGGCTGCGACGAGCCGGTCTACATGCCCACCATCGTGCCCAAGGACGACTGCGCCGTCTACCTCCACCAGCGttgctcctccttctcctccttgtgA